Proteins encoded in a region of the Magallana gigas chromosome 8, xbMagGiga1.1, whole genome shotgun sequence genome:
- the LOC136270854 gene encoding P2X purinoceptor 7-like, with amino-acid sequence MTLEQCQNMLVQIATRSASFILDILEQSNPMPDTPQPPRPGVPSWCTCTRCRDMPTEEEKVCCRKTPENCTTLLPDFHVLCLDEAVLALARLYREDVLALPADENYNRANRHAAYRQFILWTYGKLGAGQRKVIPSCVVWKIRDKYPEPSGQYVGFHPGRLA; translated from the exons ATGACGTTGGAACAATGTCAAAACATGCTGGTTCAAATAGCCACTAGATCCGCCAGCTTCATATTAGACATTTTGGAGCAATCAAATCCCATGCCTGACACACCACAGCCACCTCGACCTGGAGTTCCCTCTTGGTGCACTTGCACCAGGTGCAGAGATATGCCAACAGAGGAGGAAAAGGTCTGCTGCAGGAAGACTCCAGAAAACTGCACAACTCTCTTGCCT GATTTTCATGTGTTGTGCTTGGACGAAGCTGTTCTCGCCTTGGCCAGACTATACAGGGAAGATGTGTTAGCTCTCCCTGCTGATGAGAACTACAATAGGGCCAACAGGCATGCTGCCTACAGACAATTCATCTTGTGGACCTATGGAAAGCTTGGAGCAGGGCAGAGGAAGGTCATTCCAAGCTGTGTGGTGTGGAAAATTAGGGACAAATACCCAGAGCCTTCTGGACAATACGTCGGATTTCATCCTGGGAGACTTGCATAA